A genomic segment from Salvelinus alpinus chromosome 8, SLU_Salpinus.1, whole genome shotgun sequence encodes:
- the LOC139583765 gene encoding E3 ubiquitin-protein ligase RNF152-like, with the protein METRSLSQDSILECQICFNYYSPRRRPKLLDCRHTCCSVCLTQMRSSQKEIRCPWCRGVTKLPAGLSVSQLPDDPDIITVIAIPHASEHTPVFIRLPSNGCYMLPLPVAKERALLPGELGCRFLPGGSGQQKVDVAVVAMPELQPLGMSLDGLEEAERRGAGGGGGGGGKGSTWSGVCTVILVACVLLFLLGIVLHNMSCISKRFTVISCG; encoded by the coding sequence ATGGAGACTCGGTCTCTCTCGCAGGACTCCATCCTGGAGTGTCAGATCTGTTTTAACTACTACAGCCCGCGAAGGAGGCCCAAGCTGCTGGACTGCAGACACACGTGCTGCTCTGTGTGCCTGACCCAGATGAGGTCCAGCCAGAAAGAGATCCGCTGCCCCTGGTGCCGTGGCGTCACCAAACTCCCCGCCGGCCTCTCCGTCTCCCAGCTCCCCGATGACCCTGACATCATTACCGTCATCGCCATCCCGCACGCCTCCGAGCACACGCCCGTCTTCATCCGCCTGCCTAGCAATGGCTGCTACATGCTGCCCCTGCCCGTCGCTAAGGAGAGGGCGCTGTTGCCTGGTGAACTGGGCTGCCGGTTCCTGCCAGGTGGCAGCGGGCAGCAAAAGGTGGATGTGGCGGTGGTGGCCATGCCTGAGCTGCAGCCCCTGGGGATGAGTCTCGACGGcctggaggaggcagagaggaggggagccgggggaggaggtggtggaggggggaaGGGCTCCACGTGGTCCGGGGTGTGTACAGTGATCCTGGTAGCCTgtgtcctgctctttctcctgggTATCGTGCTCCACAACATGTCCTGCATCTCCAAACGTTTTACTGTCATCTCCTGTGGCTGA